In Synechococcus sp. UW69, the following are encoded in one genomic region:
- a CDS encoding NAD(P)H-quinone oxidoreductase subunit 5: MPSAEELAWLIPVLPLFGAVLTGLGLISFNRTINRLRKPVALLLISCVGAAAVLSYSILFNQLNGAPPVEHLFVWASAGSFVLPMGYVVDPLGAVMLALVTTIALLVLVYSHGYMAHDKGYVRFFTYLALFSSSMLGLIISPNLLEIYVFWELVGMCSYLLVGFWYDRDGAAHAAQKAFVVNRVGDFGLLLGILGLFWATGSFDFQGIADGLQNGLANGTVAPWAALLLCLLVFMGPMAKSAQFPLHVWLPDAMEGPTPISALIHAATMVAAGVFLVARLDPLYAQFPVIQTVIAVVGTITCFLGASIALTQMDLKKGLAYSTVSQLGYMMLAMGCGAPVAGIFHLVTHAFFKAMLFLGSGSVIHAMEEVVGHEPVLAQDMRLMGGLRKKMPVTSITFFIGCIAISGIPPLAGFWSKDEILGQAFNSYPLLWVVGFMTAGMTAFYMFRLYFLTFEGEFRGNDTAMQTQLLTAAGKDPAEHHPHGGSVHESAWPMAAPLAVLAVPSVLIGLLGTPWNSRFAGLLNPEEALEMAEHFSWGEFLPLAGASVAISVAGITLAVLAYALHRIDLGEMVAGRFPTVNAFFANKWYLDVVNEKLFVRGSRKLAREVLEVDAKVVDGVVNLTGLLTLGSGEGLKYFETGRAQFYALIVFAGVIALVVLFGVIGGPIS; the protein is encoded by the coding sequence ATGCCCTCGGCCGAGGAACTCGCCTGGCTCATTCCCGTTTTGCCCCTGTTCGGCGCCGTGCTGACCGGGTTGGGATTGATCAGCTTCAACCGCACGATCAACCGATTGCGCAAACCCGTTGCGCTGCTGTTGATTTCCTGTGTCGGTGCAGCTGCGGTGCTGAGCTACAGCATCCTGTTCAACCAGCTCAATGGGGCCCCACCGGTCGAGCATCTATTCGTCTGGGCCAGTGCGGGCAGCTTCGTTTTGCCGATGGGCTACGTGGTTGATCCGCTTGGGGCCGTGATGCTCGCGCTGGTCACCACCATCGCCCTGCTGGTGCTGGTGTATTCCCATGGCTACATGGCTCACGACAAGGGCTATGTGCGCTTCTTCACCTACCTGGCTCTGTTCAGCAGCTCCATGCTGGGGCTGATCATCAGTCCCAATCTTCTGGAGATCTACGTCTTCTGGGAGCTGGTGGGCATGTGCTCTTACCTGCTAGTGGGCTTCTGGTACGACCGCGATGGTGCCGCCCATGCAGCCCAGAAAGCTTTTGTGGTGAACCGAGTCGGTGACTTCGGCCTGCTACTGGGAATTCTTGGCCTGTTCTGGGCCACCGGCAGTTTTGATTTCCAGGGCATCGCCGATGGTCTGCAGAACGGCCTGGCCAATGGAACGGTGGCCCCATGGGCAGCACTGCTGCTCTGCTTGCTGGTGTTCATGGGTCCGATGGCCAAGTCGGCTCAGTTCCCCCTACATGTCTGGCTGCCCGATGCCATGGAGGGTCCGACACCCATTTCAGCCCTAATTCACGCCGCCACGATGGTGGCTGCAGGGGTGTTCCTGGTGGCCCGCCTCGATCCGCTGTACGCCCAATTCCCCGTCATTCAAACGGTGATTGCCGTCGTCGGCACGATCACCTGCTTCCTGGGGGCCTCCATCGCCCTCACCCAGATGGACCTCAAGAAGGGGCTGGCTTACAGCACCGTCTCCCAGCTCGGCTACATGATGCTGGCCATGGGTTGTGGAGCCCCGGTTGCTGGCATCTTTCACCTGGTGACTCATGCCTTCTTCAAGGCCATGCTGTTCCTGGGTTCTGGCTCCGTGATCCACGCCATGGAAGAGGTGGTGGGTCACGAGCCCGTGCTCGCCCAAGACATGCGGCTGATGGGTGGCTTACGCAAAAAGATGCCAGTCACCTCGATCACCTTCTTCATCGGTTGCATCGCCATCAGCGGCATTCCTCCCCTGGCTGGCTTCTGGAGCAAAGACGAAATCCTTGGTCAAGCCTTCAACAGTTACCCCCTGCTGTGGGTGGTGGGCTTCATGACTGCGGGAATGACGGCCTTTTACATGTTCCGCCTGTACTTCCTCACCTTTGAAGGGGAGTTCCGCGGCAACGACACCGCCATGCAGACCCAACTGCTCACGGCAGCTGGCAAGGATCCTGCGGAACATCATCCCCATGGCGGCAGCGTGCACGAGTCCGCCTGGCCCATGGCAGCACCCTTGGCGGTGTTGGCGGTGCCTTCGGTGCTCATTGGTCTTCTCGGAACACCCTGGAACAGCCGCTTTGCAGGGCTGCTGAATCCTGAGGAAGCTCTCGAGATGGCAGAACATTTCAGCTGGGGGGAATTCCTGCCACTGGCGGGGGCTTCAGTGGCTATCTCCGTCGCCGGCATCACCCTGGCTGTTTTGGCCTATGCCCTGCATCGGATCGATCTGGGTGAAATGGTGGCCGGCCGCTTCCCCACGGTGAATGCCTTCTTCGCCAATAAGTGGTATCTCGATGTGGTCAACGAGAAGTTGTTTGTGCGAGGCAGCCGCAAACTGGCCCGAGAGGTTCTCGAAGTGGACGCGAAGGTGGTTGATGGTGTCGTCAACCTCACCGGACTTCTCACCCTTGGGAGCGGCGAGGGTCTGAAGTATTTCGAGACCGGACGCGCTCAGTTCTATGCCCTGATCGTGTTCGCTGGCGTGATTGCTCTGGTGGTGCTGTTCGGCGTCATCGGCGGACCGATCTCTTAA
- a CDS encoding NAD(P)H-quinone oxidoreductase subunit 4 yields the protein MFEFAVAGLGDPVQATVPWLSLSILVPIVGALLVPLVPDEGDGKKVRWYALIVTLITFLITVAAYLTGYDPSLSGLQLSERVSWLPDLGLTWAVGADGLSMPLILLTSFITTLACLAAWPVSFKPRLFYFLLLAMDGGQIAVFAVQDMLLFFLAWELELIPVYLLLAIWGGKKRQYAATKFILYTAGSSLFILLAALAMGFFGGGTPSFEYTALAAKDFGTGFQLLCYAGLLIAFGVKLPIVPLHTWLPDAHGEATAPVHMLLAGILLKMGGYALLRFNCELLPAAHAQFAPLLIVLGVVNIIYAALTSFAQRNLKRKIAYSSISHMGFVLIGVGSFSALGTSGAMLQMISHGLIGASLFFLVGATYDRTHTLQLDEMGGIGQKMRIMFALWTVCALASLALPGMSGFVSELMVFAGFATDEAYTLPFRVVICALAAVGVILTPIYLLSMLREIFFGKEKEELVSHTNLVDAEPREVYIIGCLLVPIIGIGLYPKLMTDSYRSSIEALVNRNLGAMEQVMSPTAPLIRGQATVPAVIQAPMVGTS from the coding sequence GTGTTCGAATTCGCAGTCGCCGGACTTGGCGACCCGGTGCAGGCCACAGTGCCATGGCTGAGCCTATCGATCCTGGTTCCGATCGTGGGTGCACTGCTGGTTCCTCTCGTTCCCGATGAAGGGGACGGCAAAAAGGTGCGCTGGTATGCCCTGATCGTGACGCTGATCACCTTTCTGATCACCGTTGCGGCGTACCTGACCGGCTATGACCCCAGCCTGAGTGGCCTGCAGCTGTCCGAACGGGTGAGCTGGCTGCCCGATCTGGGGCTCACTTGGGCGGTTGGAGCGGATGGGCTCTCGATGCCGCTGATTCTGCTCACCAGCTTCATCACAACCCTGGCTTGCCTGGCTGCTTGGCCGGTGAGTTTCAAACCGCGCTTGTTTTATTTCCTGCTGCTGGCCATGGACGGCGGCCAGATCGCCGTCTTCGCGGTGCAAGACATGCTGCTGTTCTTCCTGGCCTGGGAGCTGGAGCTGATCCCGGTGTATCTACTTCTGGCCATCTGGGGCGGCAAGAAACGCCAGTACGCAGCTACAAAATTCATTCTCTACACCGCTGGCAGCTCCCTGTTCATTCTTTTGGCCGCCTTGGCCATGGGATTCTTCGGCGGTGGCACCCCAAGCTTTGAGTACACCGCTCTTGCCGCCAAGGACTTCGGCACGGGCTTTCAACTGCTCTGCTACGCCGGGCTGCTGATCGCCTTCGGCGTGAAACTGCCGATCGTGCCGCTGCACACCTGGCTCCCGGATGCCCATGGCGAAGCCACCGCACCGGTGCACATGCTTCTGGCCGGCATCCTGCTGAAGATGGGGGGCTATGCCCTGCTGCGGTTTAACTGCGAACTGCTGCCAGCGGCCCACGCTCAGTTCGCACCGCTGCTGATTGTGCTCGGGGTGGTCAACATTATTTACGCCGCCCTCACCTCTTTCGCCCAGCGCAACCTGAAGCGAAAGATCGCCTACAGCTCGATCAGCCACATGGGTTTCGTGCTGATCGGCGTGGGCAGCTTCAGTGCCCTCGGCACCAGTGGCGCCATGCTCCAGATGATCAGCCACGGGTTGATCGGGGCCAGCCTGTTCTTCCTCGTGGGTGCCACCTACGACCGCACCCACACCCTTCAGCTCGATGAGATGGGGGGCATTGGCCAGAAGATGCGGATCATGTTCGCGCTGTGGACCGTTTGTGCCCTCGCATCCCTAGCTCTGCCAGGCATGAGTGGATTCGTCAGTGAATTGATGGTGTTCGCAGGTTTCGCAACCGATGAGGCCTACACCCTGCCTTTCCGCGTGGTGATCTGCGCACTGGCCGCTGTTGGCGTGATTCTCACGCCGATCTATCTGCTCTCGATGCTGCGGGAGATCTTCTTCGGCAAAGAGAAGGAGGAGCTCGTGTCCCACACCAACCTGGTGGATGCGGAGCCGCGTGAGGTGTACATCATCGGTTGCCTGCTGGTGCCGATCATCGGAATTGGGCTCTATCCCAAGCTGATGACCGACAGCTACCGCAGCTCAATTGAAGCCCTGGTGAACCGAAACCTGGGCGCCATGGAGCAGGTGATGTCACCAACGGCCCCCTTGATTCGAGGCCAAGCAACGGTTCCGGCAGTGATCCAGGCCCCCATGGTGGGCACTTCATAA
- a CDS encoding lipopolysaccharide assembly protein LapA domain-containing protein — MRQINFGLIFSFGLITVFFTLANTNATTVHVLPGMEYTLPLAGLLLLVAGFGAVAAWFFAAWTGMLNNVDQFSKANEFEAQQVRIQELETDLNRYRSTVETQLGLLPAATLTTSAAEGDESDDNSAD; from the coding sequence ATGCGCCAGATCAACTTCGGCCTGATCTTCTCCTTTGGATTGATCACCGTGTTTTTCACGCTGGCGAACACCAACGCAACCACCGTGCATGTGTTGCCAGGCATGGAATACACCCTGCCTCTAGCCGGGTTATTGCTTCTGGTGGCTGGATTCGGTGCAGTAGCGGCGTGGTTTTTTGCCGCCTGGACGGGAATGCTCAACAACGTGGATCAATTCTCCAAAGCCAACGAATTTGAAGCGCAGCAGGTGCGCATCCAAGAGCTGGAAACCGACCTCAACCGCTATCGCTCCACCGTTGAAACCCAGTTGGGTCTCCTCCCCGCCGCCACCTTGACCACCAGCGCTGCCGAAGGTGATGAATCCGACGACAACTCGGCCGACTGA